In the Eptesicus fuscus isolate TK198812 chromosome 12, DD_ASM_mEF_20220401, whole genome shotgun sequence genome, one interval contains:
- the VPS16 gene encoding vacuolar protein sorting-associated protein 16 homolog isoform X1 → MDCYTANWNPLGDSAFYRKYELYSMDWDLKEELRDCLVAAAPYGGPIALLRNPWRKEKAASVRPVLDIYSASGMPLASLLWKSGPVVSLGWSAEEELLCVQEDGVVLVYGLHGDFRRHFSMGNEVLQNRVLDARIFHTEFGSGVAILTGAHRFTLSANVGDLKLRRMPEVPGLQSAPSCWTTLCQDRVAHILLAVGPDLYLLDHAACSTVTPPGLAPGVSSFLQMAVSFTYRHLALFTDTGYIWMGTASLKEKLCEFNCNIRAPPKQMVWCSRPRSKERAVVVAWEKRLMVVGDAPESIQFVLDEDSYLVPELDGVRIFSRSTHEFLHEVPVASEEIFKIASMAPGALLLEAQKEYEKESQKADEYLREIQELGQLTQAVQQCIEAAGHEHRPDMQKSLLRAASFGKCFLDRFPPDGFVRMCQDLRVLNAIRDYHIGIPLTYSQYKQLTIQVLLDRLVLRRLYPLAIQICEYLRLPEVQGVSRILAHWACYKVQQKDVSDEDVARAINQKLGDTPGVSYSDIAARAYGCGRTELAIKLLEYEPRSGEQVPLLLKMKRSKLALSKAIESGDTDLVFTVLLHLKNELNRGDFFMTLRNQPMALSLYRQFCKHQELETLKDLYNQDDNHQELGSFHIRASYAAEERIEGRVAALQTAADAFYKAKNEFAAKATEDQMRLLRLQRRLEDELGGQFLDLSLHDTVTTLILGGHNKRAEQLARDFRIPDKRLWWLKLTALADLEDWEELEKFSKSKKSPIGYLPFVEICMKQHNKYEAKKYASRVGPEQKVKALLLVGDVAQAADVAIERRNEAELSLVLSHCTGATDGVTADKIQRARAQAQKK, encoded by the exons GAAATATGAGCTGTACAGCATGGACTGGGACCTGAAGGAGGAACTCAGGGACTGCCTGGTGGCTGCTGCGCCTTATGGAGGCCCCATTG CACTGCTGAGGAACCCCTGGCGGAAGGAGAAGGCTGCGAGTGTACGGCCGGTACTTGACATCTACTCTGCTTCTGGCATGCCTCTGGCCAGTCTGCTG TGGAAGAGTGGGCCAGTGGTGTCCCTGGGCTGGTCAGCTGAAGAGGAGCTCCTCTGCGTGCAGGAAGATGGTGTAGTACTGGTTTATGGGCTTCACGGGGACTTCCGGAGACACTTCAGTATGGGCAAT GAGGTGCTCCAGAATCGGGTTCTAGATGCTCGAATCTTCCATACTGAGTTTGGTTCCGGAGTGGCCATCCTCACAGGGGCCCACCGCTTCACCCTCAGTGCCAATGTGGGTGACCTCAAACTCCGCCGAATGCCAGAAGTGCCAG GTTTGCAGAGCGCACCCTCGTGCTGGACCACACTGTGCCAGGACCGAGTGGCACACATTCTTCTGGCTGTGGGGCCCGATCTTTACCTCCTGGACCATGCAGCCTGCTCCACCGTG AcaccccctggcctggccccaggagtGAGCAGCTTCCTGCAGATGGCTGTTTCTTTCACCTACCGACACCTGGCACTCTTCACAGACACGGGTTATATCTGGATGGGGACAGCTTCACTCAAG GAAAAACTCTGCGAGTTCAACTGCAACATCCGGGCCCCCCCGAAGCAGATGGTCTG GTGCAGCCGTCCTCGTAGCAAGGAGAGGGCTGTTGTGGTGGCCTGGGAGAAGCGGCTGATGGTGGTGGGTGATGCACCTGAGAGCATCCA GTTTGTGCTGGATGAGGACTCCTACCTGGTACCTGAGCTGGATGGGGTCCGCATCTTCTCCCGCAGCACCCATGAGTTCCTACATGAGGTTCCAG TGGCCAGCGAGGAGATCTTCAAAATTGCCTCAATGGCCCCCGGAGCACTGCTATTAGAGGCCCAGAAGGAATATGAG AAAGAGAGCCAGAAAGCGGATGAGTACCTGCGGGAGATCCAGGAGCTGGGGCAGCTGACCCAGGCTGTGCAGCAGTGCATTGAGGCTGCGGGACATGAGCACCGGCCAGACATGCAGAAGAGTCTGCTCAGG GCTGCTTCCTTTGGAAAGTGTTTCCTCGACAGATTTCCACCTGATGGCTTCGTGCGTATGTGTCAGGACCTGCGTGTGCTCAATGCCATTCGGGACTATCACATCGGGATCCCCCTCACCTATAGCCA ATACAAGCAGCTCACCATCCAGGTGCTGCTAGACAG GCTTGTGTTGCGGAGGCTCTACCCCCTGGCCATCCAGATATGCGAGTACTTGCGCCTTCCTGAAGTGCAGGGTGTCAGCAGGATCCTGGCCCATTGGGCCTGCTACAAG gtacAACAGAAGGACGTGTCTGATGAGGATGTTGCTCGGGCCATTAACCAGAAGCTGGGGGACACACCTGGTGTCTCCTACTCCGACATTGCTGCTCGGGCCTATGGCTGTGGCCGCACAGAGCTGGCTATCAAG CTTCTGGAGTATGAGCCTCGCTCTGGGGAGCAGGTACCTCTTCTCCTAAAAATGAAGAGGAGCAAACTGGCACTGAGCAAGGCCATCGAGAGTGGGGACACTGACTTGG TGTTCACGGTGTTGCTGCACCTGAAGAACGAGCTGAACCGAGGAGATTTTTTCATGACCCTTCGGAACCAGCCCATGGCCCTGAGCTTGTACCGACAG TTCTGTAAGCACCAGGAGCTAGAGACGCTGAAGGACCTTTACAATCAGGATGACAACCACCAGGAGCTGGGCAGCTTCCACATCCGAGCCAGCTACGCTGCAGAGGAG CGTATTGAGGGGCGGGTAGCAGCTCTGCAGACAGCAGCCGACGCCTTCTACAAGGCCAAGAATGAGTTTGCAGCCAAG GCCACAGAGGATCAAATGCGGCTCCTACGGCTACAGCGACGCCTAGAAGATGAGCTGGGGGGTCAGTTCCTAGACCTGTCTCTGCATGACACAGTCACGACCCTCATCCTTGGTGGCCACAACAAGCGTGCAGAGCAGCTGGCACGTGACTTCCGTATCCCCGACAAGAG GCTCTGGTGGCTGAAGCTGACTGCCCTGGCAGATCTGGAAGACTGGGAGGAACTAGAGAAGTTTTCTAAGAGCAAGAAATCACCCATTGGCTACCTG ccCTTTGTGGAGATCTGCATGAAGCAACACAACAAATATGAGGCGAAGAAGTACGCCTCCCGCGTGGGTCCCGAGCAGAAGGTCAAGGCCTTGCTTCTTGTTGG GGATGTGGCTCAGGCTGCAGACGTGGCCATCGAGCGCCGGAATGAGGCAGAGCTGAGCCTTGTATTGTCCCACTGCACTGGAGCCACAGATGGGGTGACAGCCGACAAGATTCAGCGggccagggcacaagcccagaAGAAGTGA
- the VPS16 gene encoding vacuolar protein sorting-associated protein 16 homolog isoform X2: protein MDCYTANWNPLGDSAFYRKYELYSMDWDLKEELRDCLVAAAPYGGPIALLRNPWRKEKAASVRPVLDIYSASGMPLASLLWKSGPVVSLGWSAEEELLCVQEDGVVLVYGLHGDFRRHFSMGNEVLQNRVLDARIFHTEFGSGVAILTGAHRFTLSANVGDLKLRRMPEVPGLQSAPSCWTTLCQDRVAHILLAVGPDLYLLDHAACSTVTPPGLAPGVSSFLQMAVSFTYRHLALFTDTGYIWMGTASLKEKLCEFNCNIRAPPKQMVWCSRPRSKERAVVVAWEKRLMVVGDAPESIQFVLDEDSYLVPELDGVRIFSRSTHEFLHEVPVASEEIFKIASMAPGALLLEAQKEYEKESQKADEYLREIQELGQLTQAVQQCIEAAGHEHRPDMQKSLLRAASFGKCFLDRFPPDGFVRMCQDLRVLNAIRDYHIGIPLTYSQYKQLTIQVLLDRLVLRRLYPLAIQICEYLRLPEVQGVSRILAHWACYKVQQKDVSDEDVARAINQKLGDTPGVSYSDIAARAYGCGRTELAIKLLEYEPRSGEQVPLLLKMKRSKLALSKAIESGDTDLVFTVLLHLKNELNRGDFFMTLRNQPMALSLYRQFCKHQELETLKDLYNQDDNHQELGSFHIRASYAAEERIEGRVAALQTAADAFYKAKNEFAAKATEDQMRLLRLQRRLEDELGGQFLDLSLHDTVTTLILGGHNKRAEQLARDFRIPDKRLWWLKLTALADLEDWEELEKFSKSKKSPIGYLPFVEICMKQHNKYEAKKYASRVGPEQKVKALLLVGDVAQAADVAIERRNEAELSLVLSHCTGATDGVTADKIQRARAQAQKKRKTKEETKVQREGKPHHRVREAH from the exons GAAATATGAGCTGTACAGCATGGACTGGGACCTGAAGGAGGAACTCAGGGACTGCCTGGTGGCTGCTGCGCCTTATGGAGGCCCCATTG CACTGCTGAGGAACCCCTGGCGGAAGGAGAAGGCTGCGAGTGTACGGCCGGTACTTGACATCTACTCTGCTTCTGGCATGCCTCTGGCCAGTCTGCTG TGGAAGAGTGGGCCAGTGGTGTCCCTGGGCTGGTCAGCTGAAGAGGAGCTCCTCTGCGTGCAGGAAGATGGTGTAGTACTGGTTTATGGGCTTCACGGGGACTTCCGGAGACACTTCAGTATGGGCAAT GAGGTGCTCCAGAATCGGGTTCTAGATGCTCGAATCTTCCATACTGAGTTTGGTTCCGGAGTGGCCATCCTCACAGGGGCCCACCGCTTCACCCTCAGTGCCAATGTGGGTGACCTCAAACTCCGCCGAATGCCAGAAGTGCCAG GTTTGCAGAGCGCACCCTCGTGCTGGACCACACTGTGCCAGGACCGAGTGGCACACATTCTTCTGGCTGTGGGGCCCGATCTTTACCTCCTGGACCATGCAGCCTGCTCCACCGTG AcaccccctggcctggccccaggagtGAGCAGCTTCCTGCAGATGGCTGTTTCTTTCACCTACCGACACCTGGCACTCTTCACAGACACGGGTTATATCTGGATGGGGACAGCTTCACTCAAG GAAAAACTCTGCGAGTTCAACTGCAACATCCGGGCCCCCCCGAAGCAGATGGTCTG GTGCAGCCGTCCTCGTAGCAAGGAGAGGGCTGTTGTGGTGGCCTGGGAGAAGCGGCTGATGGTGGTGGGTGATGCACCTGAGAGCATCCA GTTTGTGCTGGATGAGGACTCCTACCTGGTACCTGAGCTGGATGGGGTCCGCATCTTCTCCCGCAGCACCCATGAGTTCCTACATGAGGTTCCAG TGGCCAGCGAGGAGATCTTCAAAATTGCCTCAATGGCCCCCGGAGCACTGCTATTAGAGGCCCAGAAGGAATATGAG AAAGAGAGCCAGAAAGCGGATGAGTACCTGCGGGAGATCCAGGAGCTGGGGCAGCTGACCCAGGCTGTGCAGCAGTGCATTGAGGCTGCGGGACATGAGCACCGGCCAGACATGCAGAAGAGTCTGCTCAGG GCTGCTTCCTTTGGAAAGTGTTTCCTCGACAGATTTCCACCTGATGGCTTCGTGCGTATGTGTCAGGACCTGCGTGTGCTCAATGCCATTCGGGACTATCACATCGGGATCCCCCTCACCTATAGCCA ATACAAGCAGCTCACCATCCAGGTGCTGCTAGACAG GCTTGTGTTGCGGAGGCTCTACCCCCTGGCCATCCAGATATGCGAGTACTTGCGCCTTCCTGAAGTGCAGGGTGTCAGCAGGATCCTGGCCCATTGGGCCTGCTACAAG gtacAACAGAAGGACGTGTCTGATGAGGATGTTGCTCGGGCCATTAACCAGAAGCTGGGGGACACACCTGGTGTCTCCTACTCCGACATTGCTGCTCGGGCCTATGGCTGTGGCCGCACAGAGCTGGCTATCAAG CTTCTGGAGTATGAGCCTCGCTCTGGGGAGCAGGTACCTCTTCTCCTAAAAATGAAGAGGAGCAAACTGGCACTGAGCAAGGCCATCGAGAGTGGGGACACTGACTTGG TGTTCACGGTGTTGCTGCACCTGAAGAACGAGCTGAACCGAGGAGATTTTTTCATGACCCTTCGGAACCAGCCCATGGCCCTGAGCTTGTACCGACAG TTCTGTAAGCACCAGGAGCTAGAGACGCTGAAGGACCTTTACAATCAGGATGACAACCACCAGGAGCTGGGCAGCTTCCACATCCGAGCCAGCTACGCTGCAGAGGAG CGTATTGAGGGGCGGGTAGCAGCTCTGCAGACAGCAGCCGACGCCTTCTACAAGGCCAAGAATGAGTTTGCAGCCAAG GCCACAGAGGATCAAATGCGGCTCCTACGGCTACAGCGACGCCTAGAAGATGAGCTGGGGGGTCAGTTCCTAGACCTGTCTCTGCATGACACAGTCACGACCCTCATCCTTGGTGGCCACAACAAGCGTGCAGAGCAGCTGGCACGTGACTTCCGTATCCCCGACAAGAG GCTCTGGTGGCTGAAGCTGACTGCCCTGGCAGATCTGGAAGACTGGGAGGAACTAGAGAAGTTTTCTAAGAGCAAGAAATCACCCATTGGCTACCTG ccCTTTGTGGAGATCTGCATGAAGCAACACAACAAATATGAGGCGAAGAAGTACGCCTCCCGCGTGGGTCCCGAGCAGAAGGTCAAGGCCTTGCTTCTTGTTGG GGATGTGGCTCAGGCTGCAGACGTGGCCATCGAGCGCCGGAATGAGGCAGAGCTGAGCCTTGTATTGTCCCACTGCACTGGAGCCACAGATGGGGTGACAGCCGACAAGATTCAGCGggccagggcacaagcccagaAGAA AAGGAAGACAAAGGAGGAAACCAAAGTCCAGAGGGAGGGCAAGCCTCATCACAGAGTGAGAGAGGCCCATTAA
- the VPS16 gene encoding vacuolar protein sorting-associated protein 16 homolog isoform X4, whose protein sequence is MDCYTANWNPLGDSAFYRKYELYSMDWDLKEELRDCLVAAAPYGGPIALLRNPWRKEKAASVRPVLDIYSASGMPLASLLWKSGPVVSLGWSAEEELLCVQEDGVVLVYGLHGDFRRHFSMGNEVLQNRVLDARIFHTEFGSGVAILTGAHRFTLSANVGDLKLRRMPEVPGLQSAPSCWTTLCQDRVAHILLAVGPDLYLLDHAACSTVTPPGLAPGVSSFLQMAVSFTYRHLALFTDTGYIWMGTASLKEKLCEFNCNIRAPPKQMVWCSRPRSKERAVVVAWEKRLMVVGDAPESIQYKQLTIQVLLDRLVLRRLYPLAIQICEYLRLPEVQGVSRILAHWACYKVQQKDVSDEDVARAINQKLGDTPGVSYSDIAARAYGCGRTELAIKLLEYEPRSGEQVPLLLKMKRSKLALSKAIESGDTDLVFTVLLHLKNELNRGDFFMTLRNQPMALSLYRQFCKHQELETLKDLYNQDDNHQELGSFHIRASYAAEERIEGRVAALQTAADAFYKAKNEFAAKATEDQMRLLRLQRRLEDELGGQFLDLSLHDTVTTLILGGHNKRAEQLARDFRIPDKRLWWLKLTALADLEDWEELEKFSKSKKSPIGYLPFVEICMKQHNKYEAKKYASRVGPEQKVKALLLVGDVAQAADVAIERRNEAELSLVLSHCTGATDGVTADKIQRARAQAQKK, encoded by the exons GAAATATGAGCTGTACAGCATGGACTGGGACCTGAAGGAGGAACTCAGGGACTGCCTGGTGGCTGCTGCGCCTTATGGAGGCCCCATTG CACTGCTGAGGAACCCCTGGCGGAAGGAGAAGGCTGCGAGTGTACGGCCGGTACTTGACATCTACTCTGCTTCTGGCATGCCTCTGGCCAGTCTGCTG TGGAAGAGTGGGCCAGTGGTGTCCCTGGGCTGGTCAGCTGAAGAGGAGCTCCTCTGCGTGCAGGAAGATGGTGTAGTACTGGTTTATGGGCTTCACGGGGACTTCCGGAGACACTTCAGTATGGGCAAT GAGGTGCTCCAGAATCGGGTTCTAGATGCTCGAATCTTCCATACTGAGTTTGGTTCCGGAGTGGCCATCCTCACAGGGGCCCACCGCTTCACCCTCAGTGCCAATGTGGGTGACCTCAAACTCCGCCGAATGCCAGAAGTGCCAG GTTTGCAGAGCGCACCCTCGTGCTGGACCACACTGTGCCAGGACCGAGTGGCACACATTCTTCTGGCTGTGGGGCCCGATCTTTACCTCCTGGACCATGCAGCCTGCTCCACCGTG AcaccccctggcctggccccaggagtGAGCAGCTTCCTGCAGATGGCTGTTTCTTTCACCTACCGACACCTGGCACTCTTCACAGACACGGGTTATATCTGGATGGGGACAGCTTCACTCAAG GAAAAACTCTGCGAGTTCAACTGCAACATCCGGGCCCCCCCGAAGCAGATGGTCTG GTGCAGCCGTCCTCGTAGCAAGGAGAGGGCTGTTGTGGTGGCCTGGGAGAAGCGGCTGATGGTGGTGGGTGATGCACCTGAGAGCATCCA ATACAAGCAGCTCACCATCCAGGTGCTGCTAGACAG GCTTGTGTTGCGGAGGCTCTACCCCCTGGCCATCCAGATATGCGAGTACTTGCGCCTTCCTGAAGTGCAGGGTGTCAGCAGGATCCTGGCCCATTGGGCCTGCTACAAG gtacAACAGAAGGACGTGTCTGATGAGGATGTTGCTCGGGCCATTAACCAGAAGCTGGGGGACACACCTGGTGTCTCCTACTCCGACATTGCTGCTCGGGCCTATGGCTGTGGCCGCACAGAGCTGGCTATCAAG CTTCTGGAGTATGAGCCTCGCTCTGGGGAGCAGGTACCTCTTCTCCTAAAAATGAAGAGGAGCAAACTGGCACTGAGCAAGGCCATCGAGAGTGGGGACACTGACTTGG TGTTCACGGTGTTGCTGCACCTGAAGAACGAGCTGAACCGAGGAGATTTTTTCATGACCCTTCGGAACCAGCCCATGGCCCTGAGCTTGTACCGACAG TTCTGTAAGCACCAGGAGCTAGAGACGCTGAAGGACCTTTACAATCAGGATGACAACCACCAGGAGCTGGGCAGCTTCCACATCCGAGCCAGCTACGCTGCAGAGGAG CGTATTGAGGGGCGGGTAGCAGCTCTGCAGACAGCAGCCGACGCCTTCTACAAGGCCAAGAATGAGTTTGCAGCCAAG GCCACAGAGGATCAAATGCGGCTCCTACGGCTACAGCGACGCCTAGAAGATGAGCTGGGGGGTCAGTTCCTAGACCTGTCTCTGCATGACACAGTCACGACCCTCATCCTTGGTGGCCACAACAAGCGTGCAGAGCAGCTGGCACGTGACTTCCGTATCCCCGACAAGAG GCTCTGGTGGCTGAAGCTGACTGCCCTGGCAGATCTGGAAGACTGGGAGGAACTAGAGAAGTTTTCTAAGAGCAAGAAATCACCCATTGGCTACCTG ccCTTTGTGGAGATCTGCATGAAGCAACACAACAAATATGAGGCGAAGAAGTACGCCTCCCGCGTGGGTCCCGAGCAGAAGGTCAAGGCCTTGCTTCTTGTTGG GGATGTGGCTCAGGCTGCAGACGTGGCCATCGAGCGCCGGAATGAGGCAGAGCTGAGCCTTGTATTGTCCCACTGCACTGGAGCCACAGATGGGGTGACAGCCGACAAGATTCAGCGggccagggcacaagcccagaAGAAGTGA
- the VPS16 gene encoding vacuolar protein sorting-associated protein 16 homolog isoform X3, with protein sequence MDCYTANWNPLGDSAFYRKYELYSMDWDLKEELRDCLVAAAPYGGPIALLRNPWRKEKAASVRPVLDIYSASGMPLASLLWKSGPVVSLGWSAEEELLCVQEDGVVLVYGLHGDFRRHFSMGNEVLQNRVLDARIFHTEFGSGVAILTGAHRFTLSANVGDLKLRRMPEVPGLQSAPSCWTTLCQDRVAHILLAVGPDLYLLDHAACSTVTPPGLAPGVSSFLQMAVSFTYRHLALFTDTGYIWMGTASLKEKLCEFNCNIRAPPKQMVWCSRPRSKERAVVVAWEKRLMVVGDAPESIQFVLDEDSYLVPELDGVRIFSRSTHEFLHEVPVASEEIFKIASMAPGALLLEAQKEYEKESQKADEYLREIQELGQLTQAVQQCIEAAGHEHRPDMQKSLLRAASFGKCFLDRFPPDGFVRMCQDLRVLNAIRDYHIGIPLTYSQYKQLTIQVLLDRLVLRRLYPLAIQICEYLRLPEVQGVSRILAHWACYKVQQKDVSDEDVARAINQKLGDTPGVSYSDIAARAYGCGRTELAIKLLEYEPRSGEQVPLLLKMKRSKLALSKAIESGDTDLVFTVLLHLKNELNRGDFFMTLRNQPMALSLYRQFCKHQELETLKDLYNQDDNHQELGSFHIRASYAAEERIEGRVAALQTAADAFYKAKNEFAAKATEDQMRLLRLQRRLEDELGGQFLDLSLHDTVTTLILGGHNKRAEQLARDFRIPDKRLWWLKLTALADLEDWEELEKFSKSKKSPIGYLPFVEICMKQHNKYEAKKYASRVGPEQKVKALLLVGDVAQAADVAIERRNEAELSLVLSHCTGATDGVTADKIQRARAQAQKNLEGRQRRKPKSRGRASLITE encoded by the exons GAAATATGAGCTGTACAGCATGGACTGGGACCTGAAGGAGGAACTCAGGGACTGCCTGGTGGCTGCTGCGCCTTATGGAGGCCCCATTG CACTGCTGAGGAACCCCTGGCGGAAGGAGAAGGCTGCGAGTGTACGGCCGGTACTTGACATCTACTCTGCTTCTGGCATGCCTCTGGCCAGTCTGCTG TGGAAGAGTGGGCCAGTGGTGTCCCTGGGCTGGTCAGCTGAAGAGGAGCTCCTCTGCGTGCAGGAAGATGGTGTAGTACTGGTTTATGGGCTTCACGGGGACTTCCGGAGACACTTCAGTATGGGCAAT GAGGTGCTCCAGAATCGGGTTCTAGATGCTCGAATCTTCCATACTGAGTTTGGTTCCGGAGTGGCCATCCTCACAGGGGCCCACCGCTTCACCCTCAGTGCCAATGTGGGTGACCTCAAACTCCGCCGAATGCCAGAAGTGCCAG GTTTGCAGAGCGCACCCTCGTGCTGGACCACACTGTGCCAGGACCGAGTGGCACACATTCTTCTGGCTGTGGGGCCCGATCTTTACCTCCTGGACCATGCAGCCTGCTCCACCGTG AcaccccctggcctggccccaggagtGAGCAGCTTCCTGCAGATGGCTGTTTCTTTCACCTACCGACACCTGGCACTCTTCACAGACACGGGTTATATCTGGATGGGGACAGCTTCACTCAAG GAAAAACTCTGCGAGTTCAACTGCAACATCCGGGCCCCCCCGAAGCAGATGGTCTG GTGCAGCCGTCCTCGTAGCAAGGAGAGGGCTGTTGTGGTGGCCTGGGAGAAGCGGCTGATGGTGGTGGGTGATGCACCTGAGAGCATCCA GTTTGTGCTGGATGAGGACTCCTACCTGGTACCTGAGCTGGATGGGGTCCGCATCTTCTCCCGCAGCACCCATGAGTTCCTACATGAGGTTCCAG TGGCCAGCGAGGAGATCTTCAAAATTGCCTCAATGGCCCCCGGAGCACTGCTATTAGAGGCCCAGAAGGAATATGAG AAAGAGAGCCAGAAAGCGGATGAGTACCTGCGGGAGATCCAGGAGCTGGGGCAGCTGACCCAGGCTGTGCAGCAGTGCATTGAGGCTGCGGGACATGAGCACCGGCCAGACATGCAGAAGAGTCTGCTCAGG GCTGCTTCCTTTGGAAAGTGTTTCCTCGACAGATTTCCACCTGATGGCTTCGTGCGTATGTGTCAGGACCTGCGTGTGCTCAATGCCATTCGGGACTATCACATCGGGATCCCCCTCACCTATAGCCA ATACAAGCAGCTCACCATCCAGGTGCTGCTAGACAG GCTTGTGTTGCGGAGGCTCTACCCCCTGGCCATCCAGATATGCGAGTACTTGCGCCTTCCTGAAGTGCAGGGTGTCAGCAGGATCCTGGCCCATTGGGCCTGCTACAAG gtacAACAGAAGGACGTGTCTGATGAGGATGTTGCTCGGGCCATTAACCAGAAGCTGGGGGACACACCTGGTGTCTCCTACTCCGACATTGCTGCTCGGGCCTATGGCTGTGGCCGCACAGAGCTGGCTATCAAG CTTCTGGAGTATGAGCCTCGCTCTGGGGAGCAGGTACCTCTTCTCCTAAAAATGAAGAGGAGCAAACTGGCACTGAGCAAGGCCATCGAGAGTGGGGACACTGACTTGG TGTTCACGGTGTTGCTGCACCTGAAGAACGAGCTGAACCGAGGAGATTTTTTCATGACCCTTCGGAACCAGCCCATGGCCCTGAGCTTGTACCGACAG TTCTGTAAGCACCAGGAGCTAGAGACGCTGAAGGACCTTTACAATCAGGATGACAACCACCAGGAGCTGGGCAGCTTCCACATCCGAGCCAGCTACGCTGCAGAGGAG CGTATTGAGGGGCGGGTAGCAGCTCTGCAGACAGCAGCCGACGCCTTCTACAAGGCCAAGAATGAGTTTGCAGCCAAG GCCACAGAGGATCAAATGCGGCTCCTACGGCTACAGCGACGCCTAGAAGATGAGCTGGGGGGTCAGTTCCTAGACCTGTCTCTGCATGACACAGTCACGACCCTCATCCTTGGTGGCCACAACAAGCGTGCAGAGCAGCTGGCACGTGACTTCCGTATCCCCGACAAGAG GCTCTGGTGGCTGAAGCTGACTGCCCTGGCAGATCTGGAAGACTGGGAGGAACTAGAGAAGTTTTCTAAGAGCAAGAAATCACCCATTGGCTACCTG ccCTTTGTGGAGATCTGCATGAAGCAACACAACAAATATGAGGCGAAGAAGTACGCCTCCCGCGTGGGTCCCGAGCAGAAGGTCAAGGCCTTGCTTCTTGTTGG GGATGTGGCTCAGGCTGCAGACGTGGCCATCGAGCGCCGGAATGAGGCAGAGCTGAGCCTTGTATTGTCCCACTGCACTGGAGCCACAGATGGGGTGACAGCCGACAAGATTCAGCGggccagggcacaagcccagaAGAA TCTAGAAGGAAGACAAAGGAGGAAACCAAAGTCCAGAGGGAGGGCAAGCCTCATCACAGAGTGA